The Nostoc cf. commune SO-36 genomic sequence ATTAGGAGCAAAACCGCCTTCATCGCCCACACCAGTAAGCAAACCCTTCTCATCTAACACTTGGCTGAGAGTAGCAAACACCTCTGCACCCCAGCGCAATCCTTCCCGGAAGGAAGTTGCCCCAATTGGGACAATCATAAACTCTTGAAAATCCACGTTATTTGAGGCGTGTGCGCCACCGTTAATCACATTCATTAACGGGACTGGTAGCAAATTCGCTAAAGGCCCACCCAAATAGCGATATAGAGGAATATCTAGAGATTCAGCACCTGCTTTGGCTGCTGCTAGAGAAACTCCTAAAATCGCATTAGCTCCCAAATTGGATTTGTTCGCAGAACCATCTATAGCGATCATTGTCCGGTCTAGCAATTCTTGGTTGAGGGCATCCAAGCCTAACAATTGGGGCGCAAGTGCTTCTTTGACGTTTTGCACTGCCTTGAGTACGCCTTTGCCCCCATAACGGCTTTTATCGCCATCACGCAGTTCGTGGGCCTCAAAAGTGCCAGTAGATGCACCACTAGGAACCTGTGCCAGCCCGATAATACCGTTAGCTAAATGTACTTCGGCTTCAATTGTCGGTCTACCGCGTGAATCAAGAATTTCACGGGCTGCGATCGCTTCAATAGCAGTATCTAGAAATTTACTCATCTGTACTTTCTCCTTTGTCCTTTGATGTGTTACGCATACAGTCCATTTGCCTAACCCAATCGCTAGCTTATGCTGTTAAGAGACTTTATTGGCTGAGATTAAAGAAGATTTCCATTATAGGTATAGGGATCAATGCCAAGAAGGGGTAATTGTTTATCCTGCCCTTTACCTTTAAATTCTTTCTGTAATGGCATTTCTACCTTCAGACTTTGAGCTAGGTAAAATAGTGGCAGAGAATAACACTAAATCAATTACAGAGAAAAGGTCAATATGCGATTACTACATACAATGCTGCGCGTGGGCAACATGGAAGAGTCCTTAAAGTTCTACTGTGAAATTCTCGGAATGAAATTACTGCGCCGAAAAGATTATCCAGGGGGAGAATTCACCCTGGCTTTTGTTGGCTATGGTGACGAAAGCGACACCTCAGTGATAGAGCTAACCTACAATTGGGGAGTAGAAAAGTACGAATTGGGTAATGCTTATGGTCACATTGCCCTTGGCGTTGATGATATTTACGCTACGTGTGAAGAAATCCACAATCAAGGTGGTAAAGTTGTGCGCGAACCAGGCCCGATGAAACATGGTTCGACAGTAATTGCTTTTGTCGAAGATCCAGATGGGTATAAAATTGAACTGATTCAATTGGGAACTCAAGGGTCAACAGTTAAACAGGAATCACAAGAGCAACTGGTGAGTCAGTAATTCTTATAATCAAGAATAGTAGGTGATGGATTTGAGCTTCAGTAGCGTTGAGTCACCATTCGCCCAAGGGAGAAGTTAAGAGTAACGGTTTCCGTCGCTTCTATTGGTCACTGAGTACGCGGTAAAACTTTATCGAAAACAATAAAGCTGTGGGAAAATCCACACCGATGTCTTGAAAAGCTGAACCAGATGAGGGAAGATTGATTATTTCCGTACACAGGTATGTAGCGCTCCTGTTAGAACGCGCGAGACTTTTCGCTTTTTACCTTACCTTTTTAGGCGGGTTAAGGGATCTTCTCTGCGTAAATCCTATTAATATTAGGCCCATACTATCTGTTGATGAGGAACACTAACAGCGACGCCAAATAGCCCGTCGTAGATATCCTTCTAATAGCACCGTTTGGAAAAGTCCGTTCAGAACAGTGTTTTCGTTTTAAATTAGAAAATAGGTAATGGATAAAACTATCGCCAATTACCAATCCAAAATTGCCTCTGGAGATACACGCGGACGCTGAGAATGTTTGGATAATTAGGGGCTAGGGAAGAGTTTTCCAATACCCAGTCCCCAATTTCCAATCCCCAACACGCAATTCCCAATCCCTAAACTAAAAATCAAAATTCCAAAATTATTAAAGATGCAACCTACAGATCCAAATAAATTTACTGATAAAGCCTGGGAAGCGATTGTTAAATCTCAGGATATAGTCCGTGCTTATCAACAACAGCAACTAGATGTTGAACATTTAATTATTGCCCTGTTAGAAGAACCCACTAGTCTAGCCATACGTATCCTGGCTCGATCTGAGGTCGATCCAATCCGCTTCCAACAGCAGCTAGAAGCCTTCACCCAACGTCAGCCGAAAGTTGGTAAAAGCGATCAACTCTACCTTAGCCGGAGTTTAGATGTTTTACTAGACCGAGCCGAGGAAGCTAAAGCCAGGATGAAAGACTCCTACATTTCCGTGGAACACATACTCTTGGCCTTAGCTGAAGACGATCGCGTTGGCCGAAAGATACTCAAAGGCTTTGGTGCGGATGCAGCTAAACTAGAAGCTGCTATCAAAATCATTCGCGGTAGCCAAAAGGTGACAGATCAAACGCCAGAATCGCGTTATGAAGCCTTACAAAAATTTGGCAGAGATTTGACAGAACAGGCAAAATCTGGAAAACTCGACCCGGTGATTGGGCGGGATGATGAAATTCGGCGGGTAATTCAAGTCTTGTCTCGTCGTAGCAAAAATAACCCCGTATTGATTGGTGAACCTGGGGTAGGTAAAACTGCGATCGCCGAAGCTTTGGCACAACGGATGGTAAACGGTGATGTTCCCGAATCTCTGAAAAACCGCAAACTCATTTCTTTAGATATGGGTAGTTTGATTGCTGGGGCAAAATTACGAGGAGAATTTGAAGAACGCCTGAAAGCAGTCCTCAAGGAAGTTACAGAATCTAACGGTGACATCGTATTGTTTATTGACGAATTGCATACCGTAGTTGGTGCAGGTTCCACCCAACAAGGGGCAATGGATGCCGGAAATCTGCTC encodes the following:
- the eno gene encoding phosphopyruvate hydratase: MSKFLDTAIEAIAAREILDSRGRPTIEAEVHLANGIIGLAQVPSGASTGTFEAHELRDGDKSRYGGKGVLKAVQNVKEALAPQLLGLDALNQELLDRTMIAIDGSANKSNLGANAILGVSLAAAKAGAESLDIPLYRYLGGPLANLLPVPLMNVINGGAHASNNVDFQEFMIVPIGATSFREGLRWGAEVFATLSQVLDEKGLLTGVGDEGGFAPNLESNQVALELLVAAIKKAGYKPGEQVALALDVAASEFYKNGQYVYDGKPHAPAEFIDYLGQLVDQYPIVSIEDGLHEEDWQSWQLLTQKLGSRVQLVGDDLFVTNATRLQRGIQEKAANAILIKLNQIGSLTETLETIDLATRNSIRSVISHRSGETEDTTIADLAVATRAGQIKTGSLCRSERVAKYNRLLRIEDELGDRAVYAGAVGLGPK
- the gloA gene encoding lactoylglutathione lyase, with protein sequence MRLLHTMLRVGNMEESLKFYCEILGMKLLRRKDYPGGEFTLAFVGYGDESDTSVIELTYNWGVEKYELGNAYGHIALGVDDIYATCEEIHNQGGKVVREPGPMKHGSTVIAFVEDPDGYKIELIQLGTQGSTVKQESQEQLVSQ